From one Streptomyces sp. CA-210063 genomic stretch:
- the yidD gene encoding membrane protein insertion efficiency factor YidD, which produces MKYPLLALIKLYQWTISPLLGPVCKYYPSCSHYGYTAIDRHGAIKGTALTAWRILRCNPWSLGGVDHVPPRKRPRWHEMLRGTWRARKGGSSAAEPATEGHVPSSPAAESPSHAQGA; this is translated from the coding sequence ATGAAGTACCCGCTGCTGGCGCTGATCAAGCTGTACCAGTGGACCATCAGCCCGTTGCTCGGGCCGGTGTGCAAGTACTACCCGTCGTGCTCCCACTACGGCTACACGGCCATCGACCGGCACGGTGCGATCAAGGGAACGGCACTCACCGCCTGGCGCATCCTGCGGTGCAATCCGTGGTCGCTCGGCGGTGTGGACCACGTCCCGCCGCGCAAGCGCCCACGGTGGCACGAGATGTTGCGTGGCACATGGCGCGCACGCAAGGGCGGGTCCTCCGCCGCCGAACCGGCCACCGAGGGGCACGTTCCTTCGAGCCCGGCCGCCGAGAGCCCGTCCCATGCCCAAGGAGCATGA
- the rnpA gene encoding ribonuclease P protein component: protein MLPTEHRLRRREDFATAVRRGRRAGRPLLVVHLRSGATDPHAPGESAPPTRAGFVVSKAVGGSVVRNKVKRRLRHLMRDRVALFPPGSLVVVRALPGAGDADHVQLAQDLDAAIARLLGGGAR from the coding sequence GTGCTGCCTACCGAGCATCGGCTGAGGCGGCGCGAGGACTTCGCGACCGCGGTACGACGAGGGCGCCGGGCCGGACGCCCGCTCCTCGTCGTTCACCTACGTAGCGGTGCCACGGACCCGCACGCGCCTGGGGAGAGCGCTCCCCCGACGCGTGCGGGTTTCGTCGTGAGCAAGGCCGTCGGTGGTTCGGTCGTACGCAACAAGGTGAAGCGGAGGCTTCGCCATCTGATGCGCGATCGAGTCGCCCTGTTTCCCCCCGGTAGCCTGGTAGTCGTACGAGCGCTGCCCGGAGCGGGTGACGCCGACCACGTACAACTGGCCCAAGACCTGGATGCCGCCATAGCGCGACTGCTGGGAGGGGGCGCACGATGA
- a CDS encoding Jag family protein yields the protein MTEGTTSAASEGGDTLTRLEQEGEIAADYLEGLLDIADLDGDIDMDVEADRASVSIISDSGSRDLNKLVGREGEVLEALQELTRLAVHRETGDRSRLMLDIAGYRAQKRAELSELGAKAAAEAKSTGEPVKMKPMTPFERKVVHDAVKSAGLRSESEGEEPQRFVVVLPV from the coding sequence GTGACGGAAGGCACCACCTCCGCCGCCTCCGAGGGTGGCGACACCCTGACCCGCCTGGAGCAGGAGGGTGAGATCGCGGCGGACTATCTGGAAGGTCTGCTGGACATCGCCGACCTCGACGGCGACATCGACATGGACGTCGAGGCCGACCGTGCCTCTGTCTCGATCATCAGCGACTCCGGCAGCCGCGATCTGAACAAGCTCGTCGGCCGCGAGGGCGAGGTGCTCGAGGCACTCCAGGAGCTCACGCGCCTGGCCGTGCACCGCGAGACCGGGGATCGCAGCCGTCTGATGCTGGACATCGCGGGCTATCGCGCCCAGAAGCGTGCCGAGCTCTCCGAGCTCGGTGCCAAGGCCGCGGCCGAGGCCAAGAGCACCGGCGAGCCCGTGAAGATGAAGCCGATGACGCCCTTCGAGCGCAAGGTCGTGCACGACGCGGTCAAGTCCGCGGGCCTGCGCAGCGAGTCAGAAGGCGAGGAGCCGCAGCGCTTCGTCGTCGTGCTTCCCGTCTGA
- the rpmH gene encoding 50S ribosomal protein L34, which produces MSKRTFQPNNRRRAKTHGFRLRMRTRAGRAILANRRSKGRASLSA; this is translated from the coding sequence GTGAGCAAGCGCACCTTCCAGCCGAACAACCGTCGTCGCGCGAAGACCCACGGCTTCCGCCTGCGGATGCGCACCCGTGCCGGTCGCGCGATTCTCGCGAACCGCCGCAGCAAGGGTCGCGCCAGCCTGTCGGCCTGA
- the rsmG gene encoding 16S rRNA (guanine(527)-N(7))-methyltransferase RsmG, with protein MTEAAELPPAPEQARDVFGDRYTDAVRYAELLAEAGVQRGLIGPREVPRLWERHLLNCAVLSEVVPEGVTVCDVGSGAGLPGIPLALVREDLKITLLEPLLRRTNFLTEVVELLGLDHVTVVRGRAEEVLGTLQPVHVVTARAVAPLDRLAGWGIPLLRPYGEMLALKGDTAEEELKSAAAALSKLGAVKTSILHVGEGVVDPLSTVVRVEVGESPGGVRFAAKRAKAARTGRARRHR; from the coding sequence GTGACGGAGGCAGCGGAGCTTCCCCCTGCGCCCGAGCAGGCGCGCGACGTATTCGGTGATCGCTACACGGACGCGGTCCGGTACGCCGAACTCCTGGCCGAGGCGGGAGTGCAGCGAGGGCTCATCGGCCCGCGGGAGGTACCCCGCCTCTGGGAGAGGCACCTGCTGAACTGCGCGGTGCTCTCCGAGGTCGTGCCCGAGGGGGTGACGGTGTGCGATGTCGGCTCCGGGGCCGGACTGCCTGGCATTCCGCTGGCCCTCGTCCGGGAGGACCTGAAGATCACGCTGCTGGAGCCACTGCTGCGGCGCACGAACTTCCTGACCGAGGTCGTCGAACTGCTGGGCCTCGACCATGTGACCGTCGTTCGTGGCCGCGCCGAAGAGGTCCTCGGGACGCTGCAGCCGGTCCATGTGGTGACGGCACGGGCAGTGGCGCCACTGGACCGGCTGGCCGGCTGGGGCATTCCGCTGCTGCGTCCGTACGGAGAGATGCTGGCACTCAAGGGCGACACCGCCGAGGAGGAGCTGAAGAGCGCTGCTGCGGCCCTCAGCAAGCTCGGTGCCGTGAAGACCTCCATCCTCCATGTCGGCGAAGGTGTGGTCGATCCGCTGTCCACGGTCGTCCGTGTAGAGGTCGGGGAGAGCCCGGGCGGCGTGCGCTTCGCGGCGAAGCGGGCCAAGGCGGCCCGGACAGGGCGAGCACGTCGACACCGATAA
- a CDS encoding ParB/RepB/Spo0J family partition protein has product MSDRRRGLGRGLAALIPAASTGEKESPAQGGPAPAGPAAPSVFTPERGVAASNVATLPPVSRETEALSPNGATEVPAAPIGAYFAELPLDSITPNPRQPREVFDEDLLQELVTSIKEVGLLQPIVVRQVGPARYELIMGERRWRACHEAELEAIPAIVRATDDEKLLLDALLENLHRAQLNPLEEAFAYDQLLKDFNCTHDQLADRIGRSRPQVSNTLRLLKLSAPVQRRVAAGVLSAGHARALLSVDDSEEQDKLAHRIVAEGLSVRAVEEIVTLMGSRPTTAARSKGPRAGSVPSPALGELATRLSDRFETRVKIDLGQKKGKITVEFASTEDLERILSTLAPGEKLALQKSLLEDDSEETEA; this is encoded by the coding sequence GTGAGCGATCGACGGAGGGGGTTGGGCCGTGGTCTCGCCGCACTGATCCCAGCGGCCTCGACAGGAGAGAAGGAATCTCCCGCGCAAGGAGGACCCGCACCCGCAGGACCGGCGGCGCCATCCGTCTTCACCCCCGAGCGTGGGGTGGCGGCGTCGAACGTGGCTACGCTTCCGCCTGTTTCACGTGAAACAGAGGCGCTGTCACCGAACGGTGCGACAGAGGTACCCGCAGCTCCCATCGGCGCCTACTTCGCCGAGCTGCCCCTCGACTCCATCACCCCGAACCCGCGCCAGCCGCGTGAGGTGTTCGACGAAGACCTTCTCCAGGAACTCGTCACCTCCATCAAGGAGGTCGGCCTTCTCCAGCCCATCGTCGTACGACAGGTGGGCCCGGCTCGCTACGAGCTCATCATGGGTGAGCGGCGCTGGCGAGCCTGTCACGAGGCCGAGCTGGAGGCGATCCCGGCGATCGTGCGGGCCACGGACGACGAGAAGCTTCTTCTGGACGCGCTCCTGGAGAACCTGCACCGTGCCCAACTGAACCCGCTGGAAGAGGCGTTCGCCTACGACCAGTTGCTCAAGGACTTCAACTGCACGCACGACCAGCTGGCGGACCGTATCGGTCGGTCCCGCCCGCAGGTCTCCAACACCCTGCGTCTGCTGAAGCTCTCGGCGCCAGTCCAGCGTCGGGTGGCTGCCGGTGTTCTCTCTGCGGGTCACGCCCGGGCGCTGCTCTCCGTCGATGACTCGGAGGAGCAGGACAAGCTGGCTCACCGCATCGTGGCCGAGGGACTCTCGGTCCGAGCCGTGGAGGAGATCGTCACCCTCATGGGCTCGAGGCCGACGACCGCTGCTCGCTCCAAGGGACCGCGAGCCGGCTCTGTGCCCTCGCCGGCCCTGGGCGAGCTCGCGACTCGGCTCTCGGATCGCTTCGAGACGCGAGTGAAGATCGATCTGGGCCAGAAGAAGGGCAAGATCACGGTTGAGTTCGCCTCCACGGAGGACCTCGAGCGCATCCTGAGCACGCTCGCTCCGGGCGAGAAGCTCGCTCTCCAGAAGAGTCTTCTGGAGGACGACTCGGAGGAGACGGAGGCCTGA
- a CDS encoding ParA family protein, with translation MGGSVHCEPEVEESESLRSDANIAGPMTDPVPGPRTESMGEDVSRETPPPMDDTPIGRAAQLAVEALGRAGEGLPRPEQTRVMVVANQKGGVGKTTTTVNLAASLALHGARVLVVDLDPQGNASTALGIDHHAEVPSIYDVLIDSRPLAEVVQPVPDVEGLFCAPATIDLAGAEIELVSLVARESRLQRAIQAYEQPLDYVLIDCPPSLGLLTVNALVAGQEVLIPIQCEYYALEGLGQLLRNVDLVRGHLNPTLHVSTILLTMYDGRTRLASQVADEVRTHFGEEVLRTSIPRSVRISEAPSYGQTVLTYDPGSSGALSYLEAAREIALKGVGVGYDPTHAHIGAQNNSSVVEGIQ, from the coding sequence ATGGGAGGCTCTGTTCATTGCGAGCCTGAAGTCGAGGAGAGTGAATCCTTGCGGTCCGACGCCAACATCGCGGGACCGATGACCGATCCGGTCCCCGGTCCCCGTACCGAGTCGATGGGGGAGGATGTTTCACGTGAAACACCGCCCCCGATGGACGACACTCCCATCGGTCGTGCTGCCCAACTGGCGGTAGAGGCACTGGGGCGAGCCGGTGAGGGCCTGCCTCGGCCCGAGCAGACCCGAGTCATGGTGGTCGCCAACCAGAAGGGCGGCGTCGGGAAGACCACGACGACGGTCAACCTCGCCGCTTCGCTGGCTCTGCATGGCGCCCGTGTCCTCGTGGTAGACCTGGACCCCCAGGGCAACGCGTCCACTGCGCTGGGGATCGACCATCACGCCGAGGTGCCGTCCATCTACGACGTGCTGATCGACAGCAGGCCGCTGGCGGAAGTCGTCCAGCCCGTTCCCGATGTCGAAGGTCTCTTCTGTGCCCCCGCCACGATCGATCTCGCCGGTGCGGAGATCGAGCTGGTGTCCCTGGTGGCACGAGAGAGTCGACTGCAGCGAGCGATTCAGGCGTACGAGCAGCCACTGGACTACGTCCTCATCGACTGCCCGCCCTCGCTCGGCCTGCTGACGGTCAACGCGTTGGTCGCCGGCCAGGAAGTCCTCATCCCGATCCAGTGCGAGTACTACGCACTGGAGGGCCTCGGACAGCTGCTTCGCAATGTCGACCTGGTACGGGGGCACCTCAACCCCACCCTCCATGTCTCGACCATTCTGCTCACCATGTACGACGGCCGGACGCGCCTGGCGTCCCAGGTAGCCGACGAGGTGCGCACGCACTTCGGTGAAGAGGTGCTGCGGACGAGCATTCCCCGCTCGGTCCGTATCTCCGAGGCGCCGAGCTACGGGCAGACGGTGCTGACCTACGATCCAGGATCGAGCGGTGCCCTCTCCTACCTTGAGGCGGCACGAGAAATCGCGCTGAAGGGCGTGGGCGTAGGGTACGACCCGACGCACGCCCATATCGGGGCCCAGAACAATTCGAGTGTGGTGGAGGGGATCCAGTGA
- the yidC gene encoding membrane protein insertase YidC — protein sequence MDTIASLFSFITTPVSWVIVQFHTVYGALFGADTGWAWGLSIVSLVILIRICLIPLFVKQIKATRAMQTLQPEMKKIQERYKNDKQRQSEEMMKLYKETGTNPLSSCLPILAQSPFFFALYHVLNSIANNDTVGVINESLLQSAQKAHIFGAPLAAKFTDSSADVAALDASLTTVRIVTAIMIVLMSASQFYTQRQLMTKNVDTTVKTPFMQQQKMLMYIFPIMFAVFGINFPVGVLVYWLTTNVWTMGQQMYVIHNNPTPGSKAQAAYLERLTKHVTHHGKTRGRGERAIVKAIVAKGRDRNEYERKFINGLSKEGLAAQADGTVVKSEASAVATAEDGTPTTGAPKRQQPKRQTKAQRQSGAKAADEAEPKSEPTSLSKSDQPEDAKPAAAAKKAAPKAGAGGRSKAQSGQRKGQQRPKSPSKK from the coding sequence GTGGACACGATTGCCAGTCTCTTCAGCTTCATCACGACACCTGTCTCCTGGGTCATCGTCCAGTTCCACACGGTGTACGGCGCCCTCTTCGGCGCTGACACCGGGTGGGCCTGGGGCCTGTCGATCGTGTCCTTGGTGATCCTGATCCGTATCTGCCTGATCCCGCTCTTCGTGAAGCAGATCAAGGCGACCCGGGCGATGCAGACGCTCCAGCCCGAGATGAAGAAGATCCAGGAGCGCTACAAGAACGACAAACAGCGTCAGTCCGAAGAGATGATGAAGCTGTACAAGGAGACGGGTACCAACCCGCTCTCCTCGTGCCTTCCCATCCTGGCGCAGTCCCCGTTCTTCTTCGCCCTCTACCACGTGCTCAACAGCATCGCGAACAACGACACCGTCGGTGTCATCAATGAGAGCCTGCTGCAGAGCGCGCAGAAGGCGCACATCTTCGGTGCCCCGCTGGCCGCGAAGTTCACCGACAGCTCCGCGGACGTCGCGGCGCTCGACGCCTCGCTGACCACGGTCCGCATCGTCACCGCGATCATGATCGTCCTGATGTCTGCGTCGCAGTTCTATACGCAGCGTCAGCTGATGACGAAGAACGTCGACACCACGGTGAAGACGCCGTTCATGCAGCAGCAGAAGATGCTGATGTACATCTTCCCGATCATGTTCGCCGTCTTCGGCATCAACTTCCCGGTCGGTGTTCTCGTCTACTGGCTCACCACCAACGTGTGGACCATGGGTCAGCAGATGTACGTCATCCACAACAACCCGACCCCGGGTTCCAAGGCGCAGGCCGCGTACCTGGAGCGTCTGACCAAGCACGTCACGCACCACGGCAAGACCCGCGGCCGCGGCGAGCGCGCCATCGTCAAGGCCATCGTCGCCAAGGGTCGCGACCGCAACGAGTACGAGCGCAAGTTCATCAACGGCCTCAGCAAGGAGGGCCTCGCGGCCCAGGCCGACGGCACCGTGGTCAAGAGTGAGGCCTCGGCTGTCGCCACGGCCGAGGACGGTACGCCCACGACCGGCGCTCCCAAGCGTCAGCAGCCCAAGCGCCAGACCAAGGCCCAGCGTCAGTCCGGTGCGAAGGCTGCCGATGAGGCCGAGCCGAAGAGCGAACCCACGTCCCTGAGCAAGTCCGACCAGCCGGAGGACGCCAAGCCGGCGGCCGCTGCCAAGAAGGCCGCGCCCAAGGCCGGCGCCGGTGGCCGCAGCAAGGCCCAGTCCGGTCAGCGCAAGGGCCAGCAGCGCCCCAAGTCCCCGTCCAAGAAGTAA